From Centroberyx gerrardi isolate f3 chromosome 15, fCenGer3.hap1.cur.20231027, whole genome shotgun sequence:
ttagttatTGTTAGATTTCAGCTGCAAAACTGATGTATTTTCGATAGGTTGGCAATGCTTTGTTAACTACTGGGCACATCAGATTAGCCTTCAAATAGTATTTCACTGAGGCCCCCCCATAAGGCTTGGGGCAGCCCTGGCTCGGAGGGCCCCGAGTAGAAAAATGTTGCAGCCACTGAACTAGAACATAACAGTAAATtaaagcagagaagaagaggaaggtaCAAAGAGAAAACGGGAGGAGAGAAACTTGGCCACGTCTGGCGATCCTTTAAATTTAATTAAGGGAtctgatgagggagagagagacggtacCAGCGACAGCAGCAGTCTCAGCGCTGCTGATTGAGGGATCACCATATTCTCATTAATTGCTCAATCAGCCAAAGGAATGTGATCTGTGCTAATTAGAAGGACTCTCCTTCCATCATGGGGCTGCAGTGTAATTACAGCCAGCCCGGGCCTAATGACACACCATGCACTACCACTCGTCTCCTGTGGAGCTCGCTCTCCTCAGAAACACACGCCACATTCACACGCACATGATAATCTAATTATTGCCTTTACTTTGATTACCAGAATAATGAAGGTGTTTACGTGCAAAGCAAAAGAAGGCTTTGTTAATGTTCCCGTTTTTGTCCAATCTTGCATACTGTGATTAGCGACTCAATCTGCCTCCTGCCTCATAGGATACAAGCAACGCCAATCATTTACCTCCTTCATTAATCGCAGTCTGTTGCTCccattgtatttgttttgttcgCTTGTAATATTCTCAGTTTATCTAGACACACAAGGTCTTAAGGATGGATTCAAAATAAGATTGCAGCTAAAATAATTAACCATTCAAGGTATGTTGTGCAAGTGAAACTCCAATCAGCCCCTCAATAATGCGACTAATATCACAACGCTCCGAATACGACCTTAATCAAAGTACCCTAATTAGATTAGAATAGGTGTTTACATTGCCCACGTCTTAGTCACAGTATTCTCATAATATGATTAAgatcagtgtgttggtgtgcatgtaaacgtagccactgATGATGTGGCACTTATCCACGTATCCTGAGGTTGATCTTGAGACGCCGTATtaatttccccctctctgttgtCTCTGGGGAAATAAATGTACTACACTCCCAGGTGTTCAGAAGTGGTTTTGGCAGTCAGAAGTCTTGTCAGTGTTGAAAAGGACCGTGCCACTGTTTTATGAAATATGTGTGACCAAGGAATTGCAGCTACATTGACACACTGTATATCAGCCACAGCTTCCAGTGGCCTGTAAttaacataaataataaagtcacattttcacactagAACAAACTATCTaattacagcagagatccaacagaaatgtctattaAAGagctaatatatcaccatgcaaaataatactgctttatcatttgcttttttggtttGAGAATAAAATGTTGGTCAATCGCTCATACTACCATCCTCCATCTTTTGaatttaaattgtgtgtgtgtgtgtgtgtgtgtgtgtttatgggtgggggaggggggttgtaaTGTTATTAACAGTGTATGGACTGTAAAGTGAGTttttgaaagtcagaaatctcagcacctggtgaagtaaccAACCCCTACACATATATTAtggccattttgtgctatgggacggTAAGAAATCATACTTACTGCACCTTTAAGAGTGGAAGTCATAGCTAGCATGACGGGAGTTGTATTCTCCTGTGAGAGAAGAAGTGGGTGACTCTGGCAGGCAGGACATCAGATGGCCCAGTCCTCTGCGTGGATCCCTGAGCCCTCGTCTTTCCTCCGGTGCAGCTGCTCCTCGACTCTCCATTTGCGGCGTCGCCTCCCATAACCTCCCACCCAGCGCTGAGTGGAAACCTACAGCACAAACAGTCTGGCCATACTGTGAAATTTATAGTCAGtgtttgactttaaaaactagAATATGCAACTTTTTCGCCTTGAGTCAGCTAGGTGTATTGTTCTTCCCGCCCGCCTCCCCCTCAGCTGGTCAAATCACCGccccaacacctgtcactcatcttgacgAGCTGTCATCccgcctgaggctgaggtaaccggcaTCAATAACGCCACCGCAGGCGCTGAGAAAGCAGACAGTGAATGTGGCGAATTTGcagtttaaaagaaaaaagcagtGCCGGTGTTCACCTGTGTCTTTGAACGCGTCTTGTCTGCCGCACTGCTTCACTGCTCCTTCCTTTCTTACTTCTttccgccattgttgttgttgttgttgttgctctgaaTTCCCTGCGCCTGACAGACACAACCCAGCTCCCACAGCAAATAGTTTACGCCTCAAAAACATCAttaaaaagccaatttcaggtaAACAGGGCGATTTAGGCACAAACGCACACGGTCACAGAGACAGTATGAtaaatcctatttatttattgtcattttaacGTCAAAAAAGCTGCATATTACAGCCTTAATGACAAAGTCTGATCTCCTCTGGGTGTCTTCCTCCCTTGTCTCAATACTGCAGGTATCCAAAGCAGCCGCAGACCTGATGGCATACTGCGACGCCCACATACGCGAGGACCCCCTCATCGTGCCCGTCCCCGCCTCCGAGAACCCGTTCCGGGAGAAGAAGTTCTTCTGCACCATCCTCTGATGACCTGCCGGTAGAGATGTACAGGTTCAGGCACGGCGTTGCCTGGCTCCTCTGTCTTCACCACACCTGAAGCTACTGGCCATAGGCGTTGAGTTGAGTTTTGCCAGGTGGACACTCTGTTGTTGGTCAGCTCTGTCCTGGTGGCTGAGGGTTTTGGGGGAGTCAGCTACCAAACTGGCAACCCAGTGAGCGTATCATGTCTTGTTAAATAGGTTTGTTATTGCTTTGTTATTAGAGAACAGCCTTGCTCAGTGCTTAATGAGATgagagatgtttttttcctcttttttttttcttttattgtgcTAGATCTTACATgcctcaggaaacaaaaatttgCCCAGTCTTTTCTAGTTTTTTAAGCATTTATTCCCCTTCCCTTTATCCAACAAAATAGTATTGATCTTTATTGTCACAATTTTTATCGTGGACATAATTTACGTTAGTTCTTTTATTACTTTCAGTGTACAGGTTTGACTATTCTTGGCAACACTTACCATAAGTACCATGGAAATCTGACACCTCCCGAGTGGTTTCTACTTTAATTTGCCTCCAAATTCATCAGAAATGAACCCACACATTTTAGCAGTAACAGTCAGATTCAAATTAGAGCGCAGAATAATTACTCTGTAAATGATTTCAGTGTATGCAAACGATacttaaaacaagagagaggcTGGCTGCACACCAGCTCTGGTgcacataaatatatatttattgaaaggTACGGAGCTAATGTTTCAACAGTATTCTTCAGGGTTATCAGCGTGCAAACAACCCTCCAGTCCAAAATTATTTATGAATGTGCTGCCTCCTCTCCAGGCCCGCTCTAATGCATTCTACCTTTGCTACTCTGTTTGATTTACTGTTAATGTAGTTCGCCCACTTCAAATCAGATATGCTATCAGTTAATCCCGCAGCCTCCGACtggaatattttttaaaagttgTTGGATATctgtctgggtttttttttcttctttcttttcttaacacccttgtttgttttctgggCATGTTTCCTGAGCCTGATTCTTTTTGCCTGTCCTAGAGTGAATGGCAAGGCCTTTGACCATAATGCCAAACCAGAGGCCTGCATGTTTCTCTGCTCCTTCTGACAGCCTCCTCTGTTTCCAAGGGCCTGTCCATCTTTTagagtgtacagtatgttacagTGCCAATTTCTGTGAGAGCGGTGTAATCTTCGCACTGTCATCCCACAGCCTTTTCGTTTGGTTGTTTTTAAAGAAAAGCACACTGTCAAACATTTTCCTTTACATGGTAGTTAAATAGCATTTGCTAATTTTTACAATGAATTGTTATGATCAttattaatattgttattatcagtagtattatTGAATATTTGTTGCACAGCACTGACAGCTACATGACGTGTAGTGCTACTAAGCTTGTATGATActtaggagaaaaaaaaaacatttataaatCATGCAATTATTGATACTAtctgagtattttttaaaaataatgataaGGGTCGGTTTACATGTTATGATCCCTTCGATGGTTCAGGTTTTCTGCATCATCAACATTTTGAGTTCTGTAAAATTACGAAAAAAATTCCTCCTGGTACTTGAATAGCCATCGCATTAGGAATCAAACTCCTTTCCTAGACGGTCACAAAGACAAGACATTGGATTCTGCTCAAACTGCTTTCAGGACAATAATTGTGTCTTTATTTCCGATCTTAAACACCTGAGTCGAACCTCAGGCTGCTCACTGACCTCATCTCAAGGATGGTGCCAAATCTCAAACAAGAAATACAAAGTTCACGGCTAGAGATGAATATTGCATGGATTTATTTCTATCTATAACAGAGAGAACTGAGAACTATTATGATAAGAAACATTGCCTCTTCGTTGACTTCTGGGTGCTACTCTGCACATAATTCTCACTGAGGTCCGGATATGTAGACATGTGCAGCTGTGTTAATGAAactctttggaaaaaaaaaaaaaagcatttaaatAGCAGGCTTTGTAAATCCTTTGATGGATCCAATGAATTAAAGGAAACGGCAACCCAAATGTGCCATGTCTTCAATATGTGTCTCTCCATGAACTCCTTAAAATCAGTCTCTCAGAGCATAAAAGAACATAAAAGGGCACagcaaattgttttttttgtctcttactTAGTGAAACATgatattcctgtgtgtgtaatggagACCTCTTGTGGTTAAATCGAACTTGAAGCCATCTGGATAGACCGTTCGTGTGTTGCAGCATTCTTTAAAAGACCAGTTTATTCATCTACTCACTCCAGCCTCAGCCGATGTGTCTtctgcccatacacacacactgagagaagCAAAGGACCAGCAAACACCGCAGGTCACATGATAGTAGCTGAGGGTATCAGACACTGACAGCAACATTTAGATTGTCCGCTGTGACTTATTTCTTGTATCGTCTTTTCTATCCATACATGCATTTACAGCCTCACTTAAGAGTCGACTCCATCATCACTGAATTTGCCACGTTTTTGGAAGTCGGGCCCGTAtcagttatttattttgaaacacTTTTCGGAAGCTATTTCACTGTACTCTGAAGTCTGCTGATCGTATCACAATCAGACTCAGAATTGATTTATTGGCCAAGTAGGTTTGCACATACAAGAAATTTGACTTGGTGGGATGATACTGCAGGTCACATTCagcataaaacaacacaaaactacACAAAATTAACTACATAAAAAATGTAGGGAATAGGTCTCTCTTTGAGGTAGTGTATAAAGAAGCTTGTATACAatgaatgtataaaatatttagggacacttgctcttttcatgaagcacactgatgaggtgagtCCAGgaaaaagccattatcccttattgactTCCCTTATTAAATGTATACtagtcacaaaggaggagatggagacacagagaagcagacgagttagaggaggatttttaagctttgagacaactgagatgtggattgtgcaaaagcgACTGCAACGCAATAGGAATATGGAATAGGAAGAAGTCCCTAATTTATACATTCAGTGTAAATATAAGTAGTATAAAAATATAAGTAGTatatacaaaaaacaaatcaaatagaAATGTAAGAAACAGGTATCTAtttatacagtatgcacatgaTTTTCTGATGGAACCTGACTGATTGCATTGATGGGAAACTATGGaaatcagtaataataataataataataaaaaaggatatacagaaatatatacagCTCTAGAGAATGTTGCACTGGGTTTTGAGTGTTTTGAACACTGCAAggctgaagagagacagaaaaaagctgCACACATGAGCTCAACTGGTATAAACAGAGTATAAATAGGTATAAATATAGAACTATACAGCCAGAACAGTTGAGTATATAATAACTGACAATAATAGATAGTAAGTGCAGGAGCTGGACACCAGCAGCAGTGCTGGCATGTCCATATGCAATATGGTGTCTCTGTTGGACGTGTTCCAAGAAACCATGAACATGCTATGAATAGCCTTTCCTGTTCAAATGAATAATGTGTTGCAGAGAAAGAACTAAATCATTTTAATGAGTATATCTATGAATACAACTCAAAAAAACGATTATATAATGCACAGAAAAGTCATTATCCCTAGGGCAGTAGGTTATCTAATACCCAGAATCTGTGCAGGACCAATTCTCCAAAATGAGCAGTAAGCCCCCAAAGTGGATCCAAAACACATGAGGAAAGTAATCATTTTTTGCTTGAATTATTTATTATCTACAGTTAAAGCATTCTACTGTGcaacagtgtttctcagtggcgTCTCCTGATAAcattgacatacagtatagacATGTTGCATCATGGCAGTGTTTCCCACTATAGATGATTTTGAGGGGTTTTCTGGAAGGGGTggtaaagcctctgaaacaacatttacgCCTGGCAATGCTGAAACTCCATTAAAATCAATACAAATTAGATTTTGCAGGCGTGGAAGCAGGCGCTCCTGGTGGCCCAGCCCTTCTATCCAACATGCAGCAGAAACACTGGTGCATAGAGCCAAGGAAATCTCCCCCAAACATCCCATTCCATGCACaataaattcaatttaaatgatttatGCGTAGCACAGAGAGTAACCGGTTTAATGAAGTTATTTTGTAATCTTAAAGCTACAACGTGTCACCTAGgtttttggagaaaaaaatgattcatATGTTAATTTGCACTTCGCTTACAAGTTATTTCTCAGTTCATTAGAAATCCACAATGTGGACTGAAGCAAAATGAAGCATCACTAAATGCCAAGACACTTCCTTGCGTGGTAAATGTGGGCAGGACCACCACAGCGATATTGTTTCTAGCTGTTATAAGTGTTTTAGTGGTTCAATTTACCTCTAAGGATGTGATATTCTGTAGCCATTTATTctgctttttacttttaagtGTTGAAAACTACATGGTGCTGCTTCATCTTTTTTATGCAGTCATataaaatacagaaatgtatagcCTGCCCAATCCATTTTGGTGCATACAGTTATTTGTTTATAGGCTACACACAATTAGATTCTACAAGAAAGAATAGTACTTGATTATGGTaggaaatagatagatagatagatagatagatagatagatagatagatagatagatagatagatagatagatagataaatagaccAACTGAAAAACTAACCAACcaactgacaaacaaacaaattattatatacatattatatataatagtatattattatatatttataatactaataatgataatactgcttccattactactactactactactactactaataataatatattttattttatatatttattatatagaTTTATTTACATATATGTAATTTCTTTATCTGTTTCTATAATTGCATTGTTATACATCTTATATATGTACATCTCTAATCCATGATATATTACTATATATTTAGTATTAGTTGTACGTGTAGGCTCACATTTGATTGGCTGGAGGGACTGGAACTCCACATCCCACAGTGCACAGCGGCGGGGCTTCTTGTCTCCCATTGGCCGGGCTCTCGGAGCAGCAGAGGCAGACATGAGACGGCGTCCAGAGCCCGCAGCTGAAATGTACCGCACACTCCGACAGACTCAGTCCGTGTTGTGCAGCTCGGGAAGAGGCTCCGTGCCGCCGGCTCCAGAGCGGAGAAGCTGAAGGCTGCGGGTCTACATGAAGGGCTCCGTCCATGCGTAGGCTAGCGTGTTTTCTGCTGCCCTGTGCTGTCGCCGTCCTGGTGCACTTGTGGTTGGCTCACCGACCCTCCTCCACCCCGCCGGACAACACACACTCGGGTACTTTACAATTCCGCCGTTCGTCGCCTACATGCTTCGCAACTTTTTACATGACGTTACATGAGTTAACTTTGCTTTCCCGCCGCGGTGTGGCTGTTTGGGTTGTTAGTTTTGTGTGGAAAATGTAACGCGCGCgactgtgtatctctctctctctctgtgtgcgtgtgttttcgTGCGAAATAATGTGTATGTAACTGTGTTTCTTTCAACAGTTCACTAATGTTGGGCGTTGCTGGGATAGCTTAGCTTCTGAAAACGTAATGAGACTAGCGAGCAAAGCATCCCAGCCGTGTTACAGTACTGTGCTCCGTGTTGACGTTGTCATTCCAGTAATAGAGCTGTATACAGTTAAATGGATTATACTTGGGATCTGGGAtataaacccacctaaactcagtcaAGCCATCTTTTTATCCCgaggaatagagtttacccatctttttagaCATGAAGACATTAATCTTCATGAGGTAAATGTATAGGATGCATCATAGTGCATGATGGCAAACTAAATATAAGAAGACATTGATTTAAGTTATATGAGCATAGGGTGTTATAGGTAAAAGGAAGTGTGAatcatgcttttctgaaagtgtgatttttatttttattagtggttgtttgccttatcaGGATCACCAACGGGAGATCTACCCCACCTatatatttaccactacatcactggttagGGCACTGTTTAATCATGCATGCTTGCAAATGATGGGCTATTATATCCCATTGTTTGGGATATTCTATCAAAACTCTGATTCTTTCATCTATTTGTTTTTGGTTATGGCTTTGTGCAaaattttctttgtttccactgcagatgAAGTGTTACCTTCCTATGAAGTTTTGGTGGGAGTGCTGTCAGCGAGACACCATTATGAGCTGCGACAGGTGATAAGGGCGACCTGGCTGGGCTACCTCCAAGACCACCCCCAGTTTCAACACAGGTCTGTAGCGGAGCTCCAACTCCagcagtttttttatttttttatttttttttcccaagccACATTCATGTACTGGAAATAAAGCCTGCAGCTGGCAACAAATAACTGACTGCCCCGTCAAC
This genomic window contains:
- the gng4 gene encoding guanine nucleotide-binding protein G(I)/G(S)/G(O) subunit gamma-4 isoform X1; amino-acid sequence: MKDGIANNSTASISQARKAVEQLKMEACMDRIKVSKAAADLMAYCDAHIREDPLIVPVPASENPFREKKFFCTIL
- the gng4 gene encoding guanine nucleotide-binding protein G(I)/G(S)/G(O) subunit gamma-4 isoform X2, whose product is MHNLRSLSYMLLKSAAFSSSNNISQARKAVEQLKMEACMDRIKVSKAAADLMAYCDAHIREDPLIVPVPASENPFREKKFFCTIL